The sequence AAGACCTTTTAACACGAGATCAACCGCTACGTGATGATCAGGAATATCTAATGTATCTGTATCTTTTTGATCGTTATATTTAAATGTGATAATTCCATCATTTAAACCAATACGTTCAACAATACCACTTGTAAGCACTTCTGCTTCTGGCATTTCTAATAATTGAAATTTCAATGAACTACTTCCGGCATTTACCGCTAAAACTTTACTCATAATTTCCTCCTCTATTGAAATCATCTAAGATTTTATTGACTTCCCCATCCCCAAGGGCATAAAGTTTATCAAATAATTTTTGATAGGATGTCGCAACTCCCAACTTTTGCTCATACTCTTCGAGTAATCGGGTTGTTCGATTTAAGTTATCATAAACAGCCGAACGACTAATATTAAGGATATCCGCAATTTCTTGATATGACAAGTCATCTTGGTAATAATATTGAAAAACTTGTATTTGTTTTTCTGTTAACAAACT is a genomic window of Erysipelothrix amsterdamensis containing:
- the ylxM gene encoding YlxM family DNA-binding protein; translated protein: MSVEKAVELNRLFDYYESLLTEKQIQVFQYYYQDDLSYQEIADILNISRSAVYDNLNRTTRLLEEYEQKLGVATSYQKLFDKLYALGDGEVNKILDDFNRGGNYE